The Sorghum bicolor cultivar BTx623 chromosome 6, Sorghum_bicolor_NCBIv3, whole genome shotgun sequence genome contains the following window.
gtgacaaccgcaccgctaagaaccttagtgatgtcttagtgcatttagtgcacctaggttgtggcaccctacaagtagtttgagcACTCGTGTCCTTGGTGTGTCACTCCCTCTTATGCCCTGTCTTTTGCCGTGGCATGAGTattggaaggagtagaccacttcccttcttcttctctctttattccaccctctcttggctctcgccaactacaatggcgtatgggttgagagagaccggaacttctcgtgctcatagtctttacgattcctgtcgatctctatgacacttggatcgaAAGACCGTAAGCTGTGGTGTTTGCTTAGAATGAGTTAGAGTCTAAGCCATTTATTAAAGCCGTACAGGTCGACACGATCGACCCgggaagtaccggctaggctaagactcAAGCTTGTACTTGGTGAACAACCATTTCCatttcttttagcccagggatcggacaCCCACCGAGAGGGCTAAGCCGTTTTCCTTTCGGTGCTCTTTCAGTGTAGTTGTCCTTTAGTGTTTTGTCGCCTCTTTTCACAGTCTTTCTAGGACTAGTGGattgattgtttcgccttgtttgTCGTTTACGAGGTAGTTGCTTCGGGTAGCGTTGATCGAATCGGAACCAGTTGAAGGAAGGACATGCAGATAGGAGAAAGACCTtggatgagtacaactacaagtgaactgaggatcttggaaatgtcactcgacaggtgccacgtcccacccaaccttgtagaatcctattagacatgcaatatgtagatgctagtgctttacttttatgcaaatgaattgagaaaggttgcatggtagaaatgcttgtgagccattgccttgttgcaacctataaccctcgcacacccgctgttaggttagacGCTTGCAaactacttgctactgcttctactacgcattatatctgtgatgtgatgcattgtggaggattggatgtgagtggatcaggcacgtggtgccgataactggttaagaaatggataatggatttggggagatcttggcgtgtgtcttgggtgtgtggtgagggtcgagtcgaccgagcaggatctacgacgagtcttgggacaagtcttgccggaggacgctacctgggcgttctccacgagagatacctgtggcgggtacatgtgacagggagaggtcccggagtggagtgtcttcgtgggacgaagcaccgggatgggaggtgctgtttagcacggggtaatcggatgtcccgtcgagcggggcatcggttggcccctcgtgaagatgtcctgttcggtcaccctaaggactgagatgttctgagaaccggttcgtaggaagccttgcaccccactcgctcttatggggaggagacggatgtacgaccagttagggcggtgccactactactaggttgttggtagacagtgtagggaggtacgggcatgaggacccacaccctcctaagacagtgtagtgacctttgggggcccggtactacgcctcactgtctcagcgtaccggtggtactccggtatggtctcagttctgagtggtagggtggcatcgtacttagttggaaggcagcccggcaTCAGCCTAGGTGGGGCGCACcaccgatgatggtgatcttgtggttagtgcaaacctctgcagagtttctggttgatcgatcgatatatATGCCGTttacggctatggacctttcctatgtttccgcttcatttgactagagagaggagtctcttctaccttcccctgggtttgtgttggatccggcgttggccgttgaggcaaggcacgagtgggagtcgtacttgccgcctagagagtgagagtgtggtgagatgtgtgtgatgggatggatggatggatgtgtggatgagatggaataaaacttgatgaattattattataaaatattgatgaacttgcataggaaaaactacagcTATACATAGGCCTCTTGATATACCCTTTGCATTTCCACCTACCACAAAgctacgcaaaagcatagggtgggagccagtggccagtataaatcgtactgaaaattgtttagcaggtgTTGAACGAGGTCTATGACGATAACTAAGgtgaatagaaggattaggtggtctcgttcctgcgctcaagtttggttcggagatgaaggctacgcccgctgacaaactacgccgactctgatgattgcacgtgaaggaggagccttcaccggatacgcgctacatcgactctgataaagacccgtgtgtgtttccgctagaaagACGATGTAATAGGTttgttgaccaagagttgtaaagtaaatgtgttgtaattttgtttctaacgatgtatgactatgataaacagctgatatatgataatgagatggttcaatttttgaattattacattataattcgaatctgtggatttttctctttttggaaaaatctaggtcgtttcatATATGCTCTTGCCCTAGCTGAGGTGGAGATAACATTGGACTAGTGGTTCTCGGTTTGGCATGGAGCTAGGGCTGGGTGCATCAGTTACAATGTTATTAACGTCAAGTAGTCTtaaaccttgtttagttcgcgaaaaattttgggtttcgctactgtagcactttcggttttatttgataattattatttaattatagactagctaggcttaaaagattcgtcttacaaattacaactaaactgtgtaattagttatcttttttatttatatttaatgcttcatgcatatgccgtaagatttgatgtgacgaagaatcttgaaaatttttaggaactaagggggtgtttgggactactccacaaactccactatggagcagctccataaaaaactggagtttgtggagtacctctttaggtgctctcacaactccacccttttttctcgaactgagtgcgtgaagctgaaaccgtttagctaaaaaacgtggagcagagctgAAAActgtggagcagagcagtcccaaacaccccctaaacaaggccttacttctTGTGAGAAACATCAAGTAGTCTTAGCTCCATTACATTTTATAGCACTATTATTACCTATCGACTGAATAAGCTAGCccctatgcatgcatgcatgcatgttggaGTGAGCTAGCTTGTGGTCAAGTAGTAAATTTAAATTGATTGGTTTGGGTAAAACTCCCTATTTGATACGGCTCCATTTCACTAATAAAGCTGTTTTTGGGACTTCGGTCTCATGAACAGCTCTATCAGTGGAGCTGGAAACGTTTTGATAAATTGTCTGACAAAATAGCTTCACATATAGAGTTTTTTAAAATATGCTCTCAAGATGTCATGTTGTATGAGGTGAAGTCGGAAGAAACCACTATTTTTTTGCTCCTTCCCACTTCAAAGCTTTGTGAGAGCATATTTTTAGAGGTTTTGTTGATGGAGTTATTTTATTTTACTCTGTTTGGCAGAAGATGGCTCTAAACGGCTCCTAAAGCTATTGGAGAAACTCTGTCAAAGAAGGCCTATGTAATATTAATCTGGCCCATAATGAGAAGTTAAAGACTGGCCCCTACCCCAGTACTGTATGTAGTCCTAGAAGACTTGAAAAGTCGCACACTTGGGTGGTTGCAATTGCAGATAAGCACCGGATAGGATCAGACTTTGTTGGTGCAAGTCAAGTCAGCGGACCAAACGCCTATTGGAGTGTCAGTACAAGAAACAAGACTAATAGTTAAAGGCCCAATGGCACAACATGCATGTGCACACGCATGCATGTTGAGGGACTTGGCATTTgtgggccctgtttagtttcccacccaaaattttttcatccatcccatcgaatctttggacacatgcatagaacactaaatgtagataaaaaaataaactaattacacagtttagttgagaatcacgagacgaatcttttaagcctagttactccatgattagccttaagtgctacagtaacacacatatgctaatggcagattaattatgtttaataaatttgtcttgcagtttcctgacgagctatgtaatttatttttttattagtttctaaaaacccctcccgacatccttccgacacattcgatgtgacatccaaaaaattttcatcctcaatctaaacaggccctaagaagAATTCATTTTTTTCCAGCAATTCGAGGAGGTATGTACGGTATGGATTCCCAGCCTTTTCTTTTGTCGTTACCCAAAACTTGTGTTGGGGGAACAGAGCGGCGGCTAACAAAGGCGCCGGCCACCCAAAGAGATGATGCCTGTCAATAATTATTTGGTCAGTAGAGAAACGATCGAGATTAAGCACAGGAATTACATTCAGGAGTGCCACGAGAGGCGAGGAGTTAAGAGGCCGAAATGATCGTTTTAAATTCTTAGAaattaaaatattattttaaataaaaaagttgtcaacgGCTCCTGTGAACTATAAGATTTACTTTAAGATTCATGCCCACAAGAAAAGACTATAAACATGAATCTCAGAGTAAATCTTATGATTCAAAGCTCTTAGGGAAAAAAAACTAGGTTCCTCGATATACATGATATCATCTGCCACTGTCCGGACAAAACTACTCCagccagtttttttttctttggaatAACCGGCTGACTAGTTAATTGGTTGGAGGTGTTAAAATTTAATGGCtgtagttttttttgttttatttgacaattagtatctaatcatagactaactagacttaaaagattcgtcttgcatattatatttagctgtatttttagttttgtaaatagtctatatttagtacttcatacatatgtctttttttattttatttgacaattagtatctaatcatatactaattagacttaaagattcgtctcacatattatctttagttatatttttagtttcataaataatctatatttagtattttatACATATGTCAAAACATTTAATGTGATAGATGTTAAAAAAACAGAACCAACCAAATTAAACAGGACCTTAACAACGTGACAGATTCACTGCGCATGCATACTGCGCTGCATGTGGTACTACTGCGCTCCATAGTCTAGTATACCAAACCTGCCACTTGATTATGTGTTGTCTCTGGCCAATGCAATTCATGGACCCTCGCTCGCTCTCATCAGCTAGCGTTTCAACTTTAGTTTCAAAGAACGTGCCATTGCATGCATGCGTTGCTGCTCGAGTCGCTTTTCACATTTCTATATGAATAGTTATAGTATGCGAGTGGATCAAAATGAAATGACGCCGGGCGGTTAGTGGTATGCTTACCTTTAGCTTAAAAAACTGAGGCCATTTGGGCTGCTTAATTGGTTACACGTACGTTCTGGTCATGCATGGTCCCGCCACAAAATTCTTTACTTTCTTGCTGTGGGTCGGAGTTCTGAGTGCGATAACATGCACGCTAGCACGGGTACAGCGTTTTTAATGTTCCGTTCTGAGTAGTTGATAAAGCcgccgcacacacacacacacttctaTCCAGTATTAATTATCActttgttctaaattataaaattaaagtcgctttgattttttttatttatctaTTTTGTTATGTATCTTAGATATAAAGACAAACTTATTTATAATAATAACGtgatgcatgcatgaagcatctGGTCTGGCTGGGCATGCATTCACATGATCGATGATCCATCAAACTACTAGCGTTAAAACACGTATGCATGCATATTGGAGTACATCATGCATGCTACAACCTGCCGAGTGCTAACACTGCACTGGCATTATTACAGTACCGATCTCGTCCATCCATCGATTCAGCTACCTTCTACCTTACTGATGGCTCACGGAAAGCAAACTTAGCATGAAATAATTAAGAACGTAGTACATGGATGCcagaccatgcatgcatgtcttaTCATTAAGCAGAGGCTGCAAAGCCCTCGTCGCTGGTagcgacggcggcggcatcATCACCGGTGAGAGTGAGAGCACTGACGTCGTCGAAGCTGACGCGGCCGTTAGGCCTGAAGCAGTTGCGGCGTATCTCGCCGGCGGCGGTTGCCTTGATGCTGCCCAGCTTGACCATGGACTTGGCGAACTGGTTGAAGAAGGCGGCCTGGTTGCTGGCGAAGGCGGTGACGAAGCGGGCCGTGCGCCGGTCGCCGGCGAGGCCCTGGTCAGAGAGCAGTACCCCCTGGGTGCTCCTCAGCGCGACGAAGTACCTGTTGTCGAAGGCGTCGGGCGTGATGACGTCCAGGCTCTGCTTCCCGGTGCGACCGGCGGAGCAGTTCGCGGCGAGCCTCCGGGAGAAGTCGTCGTTCCCCCTGATGAAGCCGCAGCTGGCCTTCCCCACGGTGTGGCCGCCGGAGAGCGCGACGAGGTCGGCGGGGTCGGCGAGGCCCCTGCGGCTGAAGGTGCCGAGGAGCGTGCTCACGTCGGAGAAGGGCGACGGGAGGGTGTTTACCTCGGCGTTGGTGGCCGGCCTGAGGCTGTCGGTGCGGCCCTGGGGCATCGCGATGGACGGTCCTCCGGCCAGGCTGACGGCGTCGCGGGTGGCGAGCGCGATGATGTCGGCGCAGGAGACCGTGGCGCCGCACACGGCGTGCACCTTGGCGCGGATGCTCTCGATGAGCTGCAGCGCCCGTGGCTGTAGAGAAGCATTGGGACCAAAGGCCTTCTCGCCGTCCAGAAGGATGGACGCGTCGCACCCCTatagttttatatatatatatatatatatatatatatatatatatatatatatcgttacATATATAGTACTGTACATGCATGATACATGCATACAGAAGATATGAGGTACCTGCGGGAGGCAGTCATGGAAGAAGATGCGGAGGAGGCCGGCGGTGACTTGGACGTCCTGGCCTCGCTCGGCCTGCACGGCGGCGCGCACGATGCCCTCCAGCTGCGGGCACGACGCCGCGTGGAAGTCCAGCGACAAACCACCGTCAGTGTCAATCACCAGCTGAAGATGATCATGATGAGGCGGCACTACTGCGCCGACGACGGCGCCGGCCAACAGCAGGCCAATGGCCATGACAGCAGCAGCCATCTCTCTCGTCTTCTACTATAGCTACTAGCTAGGCTAGGCGCTGCTGCTACTCCAAGAGTGTGTGCCTACCTCGCGTCAACCAGCTCCCTTTTTTATAGCCAACTCATGCCGACCACCAGACCATTGCtagaggttttttttttttttttggtactgATGATGCCCCCTCCTACTAGCTGCTTCCACCGTTTCAAAATGTAAGGACTTTGGGTGTGTTTAAATTTAGTCCTTAATCTATAGCAGCCATGTTCTCATCATCCCCTGTTCTAGAACGAGAACTCAGAGTATCGTTTTATAACGTAAACGATAGCATTCGCGTTTTTGGAACGTACGTCTCTGGGAGGCTGCTAAGCCTTGATCTCGATGTTTGTTTGAGGGGCAACCATCGGCTAACTAACCATGTTGTATTGATTATGCCATCTTAAACTTCGTGCTTGATTGAAGACTGAGCTATGTTTTTTTTAAATACTCC
Protein-coding sequences here:
- the LOC8055468 gene encoding cationic peroxidase SPC4-like isoform X2, yielding MAAAVMAIGLLLAGAVVGAVVPPHHDHLQLVIDTDGGLSLDFHAASCPQLEGIVRAAVQAERGQDVQVTAGLLRIFFHDCLPQPRALQLIESIRAKVHAVCGATVSCADIIALATRDAVSLAGGPSIAMPQGRTDSLRPATNAEVNTLPSPFSDVSTLLGTFSRRGLADPADLVALSGGHTVGKASCGFIRGNDDFSRRLAANCSAGRTGKQSLDVITPDAFDNRYFVALRSTQGVLLSDQGLAGDRRTARFVTAFASNQAAFFNQFAKSMVKLGSIKATAAGEIRRNCFRPNGRVSFDDVSALTLTGDDAAAVATSDEGFAASA
- the LOC8055468 gene encoding peroxidase 57 isoform X1, which encodes MAAAVMAIGLLLAGAVVGAVVPPHHDHLQLVIDTDGGLSLDFHAASCPQLEGIVRAAVQAERGQDVQVTAGLLRIFFHDCLPQGCDASILLDGEKAFGPNASLQPRALQLIESIRAKVHAVCGATVSCADIIALATRDAVSLAGGPSIAMPQGRTDSLRPATNAEVNTLPSPFSDVSTLLGTFSRRGLADPADLVALSGGHTVGKASCGFIRGNDDFSRRLAANCSAGRTGKQSLDVITPDAFDNRYFVALRSTQGVLLSDQGLAGDRRTARFVTAFASNQAAFFNQFAKSMVKLGSIKATAAGEIRRNCFRPNGRVSFDDVSALTLTGDDAAAVATSDEGFAASA